AGCAATGGGTGACACACTTGCTTTACAATATGGTGGTTCTGCGGCACACAACAAGGTATTTCTTACAGATCTGAGGAGCTTTTGTAATCATCCCTGATAAATTAATGATGATAAAAACACTATAATTTTCATATTGAATAACTGTTCCGCCCTTGGTTATCACATTAACTTTTAGGGTTTTAAGATGGCAGTGCAGACATCAGAACTTGTTAAGATTATGGAATGGCTGGTCCAGTGTCATACGATAAAGCTTACTACTCCGGCTTCCGAGTGTTTTAACTGAAACCTTTAGGTATTAGGCCCTGTGTACATTTTCTTATTCTGCATTTGTTATGTTTAACAGATATTTTGCCAGAGGAGAGGCCAATGGAAAGCAGCAACTCAGTCGCAAGAGTTCTTCAGAACTTTGCAACGCTACTATAGCAATGCATACATGGATGCAGAGAAGCAAAGTGCAATTAATTTGTAAGATAAATGCAAATCTCATTTTTCATATTTCGGTTCTTGACAAATGGTACTTAGGGTGTGTTCTGTAGCATAGATTGTCCTGCACGGTGGGGAGTTCCCCTAGTGCACAATCCCATGCTACCACACACTCATACTGCTAGAGGATGGTGGTAGATAATGCTACTAGAATTTTGGCATTACTCTATACAGGTTCTTGGGTCACTTTCAGCCGCAACAGGGTAAACCAGCACTCTGGGAGTTGGATTCAGACCAACACTATTCAATAGGAAGGAATGGTCCTAATCGTTATAATGAGAATGCTAGGTATATCAAGTTTCTGAACTGCAAATATCTGTTATACCAATTTTCGAGATCCAAGGATTTTGTTTACTCTATGCTGCCAAAGAATTTTAGTTCACATATAATGCAAATGTTTCTCGATACTTTAATGTTTTGATGTAGAATGTTGTGATTGGAAATTTAATCTCTGAATTCCAAATACTGTTATACCAAATTTCTGGTTCCAAAGTTGTGTTTAGACTATATGATGCCACATAATTCTAGTGCTAGATATAATATGCAGATGTTTAgcaatattttaatgtttttatgtaCAATGTTGTGCTAGTAAATCTAATCTGAATCGCAAATCCCTGTTATACCAAATTTCCAGTTCTAAAGAGTCTTTTAACTAATATGCTGAGGTTTAACAATATGTTGATGTTAAATGTACAATGCTGTGTTTGTAAATCTAATAGCTTTTATGTTTTGAAAACTGCCCTTTTTTTACTAGTAGAAAGTGGATAGTGCTTTTGTTTAGTAACATCAATATTCTTTCATATGTTTGTTATAGatgaatgaaatatatttttgacTTGCTGTTTGGAGGTCCCCTTTCAGTATAGTAAACCAGACCTTTAATGCAAAAGCAGCTAATAAGATCACTTTCAAATATATCTGTAGGCCATCTTTTAAAAGATCACTGTCTGATGGCAACATTGTCTGTGACATGGACTCACCCTTGGCTCCTTCAAATATTGGACACCGTCAGCCTTTGTGTGAAAACAGAGGAACTTTTAATGGTCTTTCTGAGTCCACTCCAGAGATCCCAACGTCTGAAATTTCTTATTCCAGGTGCAAACCTCTTTTTCTTGTTCCAGATTTATTATGTTGAAATTTCTATTGTGATTATAGTCCTTGTAGAGGTTAATAAGAAGTTTGCATCTATGTTGCATCTTTTAATGCCTAAGAACTATCATGACAATCcatctttaaaataacttaaactGATTCAGAGACTTCATCTTGCTCCTTTGACTAAATTTTGGCTGGTTTACTTGGTTTACTCCAAGAATGTCTTGCAGGCAGCTTTTCGGAGATATGGAGGACCAATTTCTTGAAAGTGATGGtatttgttatgatgaaattggtgATGAATGTAATTGCACCAATTTTGATCTGGACTGGCCTTCGTCATCAGGAAATTCATGTGATGATGATATATTTGACAGGTAAGTTAAAGTCAACTCCAGTTAGATTACTTTCAAAATGCTGAAAGCTTTCCAGATATTTTCTCTCTGAAATCAACAATGCCGACCAATCAAATTATGTTTTCTTCTCTCTACTTTCAGCTAGTTTTCACACTATTAATTTGAACAAAGCCATCAACTACTTAGTTTCAGTTTGTTATTTGGTACAGGGTGGGAAATTATATTGGAAACTATCATTAGGTTTTGTCATTGTCAGGGGTGATCACTTTCTTATTAACTTTCTTGTATGTGCTTATACTTCTATATTTGTAGAATAGGACTTGGGAGTGTTTGAACTTGAATGAAGACAAAAAATTAATAACCGTTTTATTAATTTCAACCTGAGATGGAATTTTActtgtgaaatatgaaaatttttataggtAGGAGAATAGGTCTGGacttaaaatataatgaaattagaCACAAAGTTAGGAATGGTAAAAAATGGAACTGAAGTTGGAAATGTTGTAATGTTGCCAGTTAGCTAATGTTTGTTGTGAAAGATGACCACTGTTTTGTTTGCTGGGATTTTATATCACTCTATACTTGCTGTCAGGACAACTTTTCTTAGTATTCTTGCATTTGACTGCTGAAATCTCATAAATGATTCTTGTATCGTTGCTCTCAGATCTACAACAGGCCTATCCTCAGAAAATATTGGCGCTGAACTAAAAATTGATATGACTACATCTCCAAGTGAGTCCGGTTCAAGCATCAAGGTCAGTATTGTTGTTTTCTAGTTGATTAACAATCACGACTGAGATTAACTGAATAGCTGCACAGGTGCAATAATGTCTGAGAGAGTCCCGTCATCCTTTTAACTAATACGCTAAGCAAAACATGACTTTATGAATTCCTCCAAGTCTATATAATAACGATTACAAAAATACAATGATTATGATGATGATGCGACAAAATATACAAACATGATACAAATTGTCTACAtccaaaaagaaattttttatgtGCACTAGGGTTAGCATTGCTAATACTTGTGTTTATTAATAGTCTTCTAGGTTGCTCTAAATCTATTTCATAGTTCCTATACCATGGTTAGCAACCCTACCCCTTTATTTGTTTAGGGAGGGGACAGAACTGCTTCTGAACTCACTTGTGGCGGTATTCTGGATGAATTTTCTGAGAGTTTTGTGAATTGGGTAACTCATGGAGATATGCTTATTCCTTCAAAGTTTATTTCAAAAGTAGTTCCATGATTAAATATTGTTTCAACAACCAAATCGAACCCATCCGAAGGATGTGTGTtcatttctaaataaaaaaaaataaaacaaatgtgaTGAGATTGAACCAAGGAGAAGGgttgtggtttctgctgaggaaAAAAGTACGGTTGAACTGGGGAAGAAAATAGAGTAATGGCATCTGCTGAGGAAAAAAGTTTCGGCTACGGATTACAATTGAACAGGGAAGGGATAGCTTTTGGAGGAAGCGAAATTGGTACATAGCAACGATTTATTTTGGATCTCTGACCAACTCAATCTGCAAAAGATTGTACATGTGAAACACCACAGGTGTCGGCCttgtaaatatttcaaatattttgttaaatggaTAATTCCTTCTCAACCTTTTTGACATTATTTGCATGCTTGTAATACCTTATAGTTAAACTATTTTTCTTCTGGAAATACCACCTCTGTATTCAAAATTTATCCGCATTATGTGGATTTCAGACTCTCAAGCATCTTGCAGCAGCCAGAGGTTGCCTTGTTGCTACATTTGGCTCATCAactataggatttttcctatttcttagacatttttaaaattaaggaaGTAACTTCTTTCCGTTTATGTAGTAGAACACTCGCAAATTTTATATGACTTGAATATATGGAACCCGATCCTCAGCATGGAACATACGATATCAAAAGTATGACGATGTGAAAGTACAAAACGTCCAAATCATAACGACAATTTTATCTTTTACGATCACATGTACCGCGCAGCTGAGTATCCTAACCAGTGGAGAAGACGGCCAAGGCCTTGCTTAACAACCAATgccaaaatatactaaaaaatgTAAGCTACTATTAACGATCAGAGGACAGcacattgaaaatttttgttgatGGATGGCCAAGGTACTAGTTTACGGTGCAAATTTCAGCACCGTCCTCTCCGCCATTAGTTGCCATCAGTGGCAACCCGCAGTTTTTTCATAGTCGGATGTGGATTGTGGAAACAAAGAaagataaactattaaaattctcacttttattattttcagtttatattttaattatttatatttgaaatattacgttttaatcATTTACgttattatattataacattttaatcaataaactattaatgaaattaataatataatgagaagttgATATAACACGTTAAGTTAttgtttcaaacaaaaaatttaagttaaatcatataattagtgcttataattttttcattttaaacaaattgttttcttttatgctcttaattttttttttaatttccattcTCTTATATTTTTCCTCTATTTTTCTCCCTTCTTTatggaaaaaatataaaaactaattacataatttaacttaaaatttttatttaaaataataatttaatatgccatattaaattatttttacacaattaaatgttacaacataataatataaatataataacataaataattaaaatataatattttaagcataaataattaaaagaaacgaaaataaccatttaaataatttacccaacaaaatattattaaagaTATGTTTTTCTTCGTAAGTCCACTGCACTTTAGCTGTAACTGAACACGTTGATTTCATCGAGTCAATTGCCCTCAATCCGCACCATCAAGTTTAAACTAAATTTTGGATGAATAAAgtccaatatattaaatatatatatgtaatgttCTCTTCAATTTCGCCTTTCTAATAGCAACCCTTTAGTGCCAGACAAACCACGGGAATTGCAAAATTAGAAGGAAAGACTGTAGACTGAGGAGGAGCAAATCCACCCAATCAAATTACACTGCAAATAAAAATACATGCTGATGAACCACACCTAAATACATCAACCATTGTTTGATCTCCAGTTCCCAAAGGTGAGAAACTTGAAAGCCCTCTATAATTTAACCTTTCTATCCCCCCCCAAACAACTAGATCCTTTTAAGCAATCGCAACTTCAACAGTTTTAGGCTTTGGTGGCGGGGGAAGCTTCTCGACAACCACAGTCAAAACCCCATTTTCACATTTAGCCGTAATGGCTGCCACATTGGCATTCTCCGGCAACCGGAACTTCCTCATCAGCTTCTGGGGTGCCTTCCTCTCCAGTCTTATATATTTACACCCTTCCTCTTCAAACTCCTCTCGTTTCCTCTTCCCACCGCTTTTTATCACCAATGTATTCTCATCTTCAACAGTAACCTGAAATTCACAAACCAAAAAATCAACGTCagcaaaaacaaaaaacatgATAGACCCAACATCAAAACAGTCCCGGGATGGCTGTTTTTGTTTGTTTCGTTTGTATTACCTGGATATCCGACTTGGACAAGCCTGGAACATCTAAGTAGAAAATGAACTCCTTGGGAGTGTCCAAAATGTCGGCCGGTATGCTACTGAATCCCTTGTTCTCGTTATCGCAGCTTTCGTGAGTCCGTGAAGGGAACATTAATTTCTCGATGTTTTCTGGGAAATTAATCCAATGGGTAAGTGTGTCGGCCACGGCGCTCATTTTTCAAATCGATGTTGGAGacaagaagagaagagaaaaatgcAGGGATATTGGGACGTGAAAGACGAAACAGCTTCCAAAGGATAAATTTTCTGCTTGACTAGTGAGAAAAAGCGGTGAGGGAACCGAGTATATAGAAGAAGTAGAAGAAAAATCTGGACAAATCTCAACTATTTTGGAATCTTCTCGTGCTTACACGCGTCCTTTGTTGTGTGATATTTGTGGAACCCCCGGACTCCCTTGACGACTGTGACGTGATGCTCTGACGCTGCCACGTTACCTGCATATCATTTTGTATTTGATTAATGTATTCTTTTGGGTGAATGGGTTGATCCACTTCCTTATTTGggcttctcttttatttaatccAAGATACGGGCCCAGAAAAATAAGCCCAAATCCGGAAAGTAACAAAACCTTTAGTCCTCtctgaaaaaaatgaaaaccttGGTCCTTATTGAAATTTACAGGTGAGGAGGAAAAAGTTAATatattaatgaataaataattagGTTCTTATTCTTCTTTCTTTGATTTGATTTTGTGAATTCCCCCTGGGAAGATTTTTAACCGAGAATATATTCGTTTTCGGCTTGaatgattaaaaaaaagtaaGGTAAGAATGATTAGTAAAAGTGCACATGACGTAAATCAGTGATATGATCttcaaatatatttgttgaaaaaAGCACATGATGGATGGATGGATCCAAATGCTGAATCTTGATAGAGATTTCCAACCCCAAATACGTGCCATGCTAAACCCTACCCTATGGCCTATAGGCAGGCAAGGTACTGCAGCAATcttttttagaaattatattaCTGGACTGGACCACTATTCTCCGACAATCGGGGGGGGGGGGTACCGCTAAGTTATATGTTGGACTAATTAAGATTTTTTTGTATGACTCTCAATTTACTGcatttttccttttaattataaatactaatatgaaatttattaaagaaaCAGAAGTGAAATTATAATTTACTTTCACATTTGTTTTTGTTCACTAAAACTTATGCTGTAATCACAAATTGATTCTGATAAGACTTGAATAATTGGTTGGGGTTGATTTCGTGGTGAAGTGATAATGAAGAAGAGGCTGGCAGCTGGTATTCGGACATTGTGATTTGATGCTGTCTGAGGGCTCCATTCATTCATCAAAAACTTGCATTAAGCTACTTACCAAATACAAACGCCTGAAAACAGACCCCCAGACAGATGATGCCACTGCCTCTAGTTGTTGCTGAATTTTGACCATATATACACACAcgttatttttaaatgtttatttttggaTATATTTGAAAATACATGAAAGGTTTTTGAAAATATGGGAATTAAGTGCTGACCGCTTACCAACCAACAGATTGTTTTGTAATTAATGATAGAACAAAGAAACCACCATTGCCCTACTATGATTCTATCTTCCATTATTCCCCCTCCCAATTTTATTATCACCTCTACTCCATTTACGTACAAGTTTGTTTGTTAATAATGTTACATCATTATATATCATGTGAATTTTGAGAGTCTTCTTCATCAAGTAGATCCTTTATATGATTCCACCATAcaagtagtagtagtagtaagATTTAAGCTAATACTCATTTCTATAATCTGTGTTAAGTcttcttttttattataatacagtataaataataaatttaaatattcattaTTTTGTTGAATTATTTTCTTATCTTAATCGTATTTAATACTCATgtacaaataaaatatattcgTATGCTATTTGTTTTGCTATTCTTTTAATTATGTAAGTgcattaaaattgttttatactCAAAGCGAGAATGAAATCTTTAACCactaattaattaagaaaaactCTTATTATCTCATCTCTAATCCCATTATATATTGCTATTTATTATTTAggatatatttgtattattttaaatatcaaaggttaataaaagaaaagattggCCACACCAAATGCCAAAAAGGGGCAACTGGATTTTGCACCCAATATCTCATTCTTAGCtggtataatataatatcaaacaGTGGGCCAAGCACGTATTTGCTAATTGCAATGTTTTTCTTACATGTCTCGGTCTTTGTCGGGTCTGCCCAGGGTCccccttccttcttttatataccATCCTTCATCCCTACTTCTCTGCAAATTCCAACCCCCAAAAccaacaccttttttttttttttttgctttagcAGTCTCTCTTTTACATTCCAAAACTAGGCAAGTTAAATCATTTAGCAAAAGATACTGCAGGTATAGCTAGCAATGGCGAAATTTGGGAAGCTAACGAAGCTCAAGTCTGCAATAAAGAGGTGGCCGTCTTTAACGAAGCTGACCCGTAGCAGCAGTGCCATAGCGGCTGCAACAGAACCCGAAGGGAAGTCGGTTCCAAAGGGACTTCATGCAGTTTACGTCGGCAAGTCGCGGCGGAGGTACCTGGTAGGTTCCGAAATCATGTGCCACCCGTTGTTCCAGGAACTGATTGATCGATCCTCTGGTGGTAtggatgatgatggtgatgatgatcaCGATCACTATCATTATggtgatgatgataatgatggTGGTGGCCATGAAGTTGTGGTTTCTTGTGAGGTTGTTTTGTTTGAACACTTGCTTTGGATGCTTGAGAACGATGGGGCTCAATTGGGGTCCATGGAAGAGCTGGTTGAGTTCTACACTTgctaacaaaaacaaaaaacaacagCTTTAAAGCTCTGTCAAAAGTTGTAAAACATAAATCTATATTGATATATATTGAGGCAtcgaaaggagaagaaaaaaaattataaaaaaaaattcagtacATTAGGCAGTTGATTTAGTTTTTGTGTGTTCTTTCGAGAAGATGATATTATTACTTCGAGATGTGTTGTTCATCAAGAGCTCCACTGGGAACactgttttcctttttttttcgcTTTTATATTTCTTGACATGAAGTGTTACTGTCATATAATTACAACCAAAATGGTTGAGAAATGGAAATTTGGCTTTTCTTCTATAatatctttgttttgtttttttttttgtccatCTCATGGAACCCTAAATAAATAACTATTGCAAAAGTTAGTTTTGGTTATGGCCCTAATTTTCTATTTATAGTCCAATTGTAGTGAAAAGGATTGAATGtgcaaaaagggaaaaaaaatcagCAAGTGGCGTTGGCATCGATCAAGCTCACGTTAGCATGATGCTAGGATAGCTTTAAAAGACTCCTCTACAGTCGTTTTCTCCACAACTGTCCTAATTAAAATCAAGTTGAGTCAATGCAAAGCAGAGAGTGAAGAACATGGTATAGCCTTGATAGATGTCGATGGTGAGGAAAGTCCTGCCCATGTATGATGTACTTCAGTTTTTTATTTGGCCCCCCATAAAAccagatctccttcaagatttgCTCACAAGACGGAATCTTTAaggatatatatgtatatgtcaaCATTAACAGGCAGCTCTGTAATGGCTAGCTTCTTTATTTACTTGGTAT
The sequence above is drawn from the Gossypium hirsutum isolate 1008001.06 chromosome A05, Gossypium_hirsutum_v2.1, whole genome shotgun sequence genome and encodes:
- the LOC107958383 gene encoding 17.4 kDa class III heat shock protein: MSAVADTLTHWINFPENIEKLMFPSRTHESCDNENKGFSSIPADILDTPKEFIFYLDVPGLSKSDIQVTVEDENTLVIKSGGKRKREEFEEEGCKYIRLERKAPQKLMRKFRLPENANVAAITAKCENGVLTVVVEKLPPPPKPKTVEVAIA
- the LOC107958382 gene encoding auxin-responsive protein SAUR78, producing the protein MAKFGKLTKLKSAIKRWPSLTKLTRSSSAIAAATEPEGKSVPKGLHAVYVGKSRRRYLVGSEIMCHPLFQELIDRSSGGMDDDGDDDHDHYHYGDDDNDGGGHEVVVSCEVVLFEHLLWMLENDGAQLGSMEELVEFYTC